One Desulfovibrio sp. genomic region harbors:
- a CDS encoding phage tail fiber protein gives MDNQNNQTITSANASLFITVPGLYDSPVKIENYSTDAMVSAAQVNPVVAEMGVDGHLSVGYTPTPKEITITLAADSKSRPVFDDWQAYQDAAKEVYVCSAQFIVPGIGKTFTGLRGALTAAQPMPNAAKTLQAPAYNITFESWTPSSL, from the coding sequence ATGGACAACCAGAACAATCAGACCATAACCAGCGCCAATGCCTCGCTATTTATCACGGTGCCGGGCCTGTATGACTCGCCCGTGAAAATTGAGAACTACAGCACGGATGCGATGGTCAGTGCTGCCCAGGTCAACCCGGTGGTGGCTGAAATGGGCGTGGATGGCCACTTGAGCGTTGGCTACACCCCCACCCCCAAGGAAATCACCATAACGCTGGCCGCAGACAGTAAAAGCCGCCCGGTCTTTGATGACTGGCAGGCATATCAGGACGCCGCCAAGGAGGTGTACGTCTGCTCTGCACAGTTCATCGTGCCGGGCATTGGCAAAACATTTACGGGTTTGCGCGGCGCGCTCACGGCTGCGCAGCCCATGCCCAATGCCGCCAAAACCTTGCAGGCTCCGGCCTATAACATCACCTTTGAAAGCTGGACGCCCAGCAGCCTGTAG